The nucleotide window CTTGTACACAGTTATGCCAGCTGGACCAACTATGCTTCTGCCTGGCTCCGTAAGAACACGAGGTTCTTTGAGACCAAGCTCTTTGCAATTGCTTTTAATTGAGCCAGCGATGATTTGGACCCAATCTTTTATTTCAGGAGGATCATCTTGATTGGTGTACATGATTCCAAGTCCACCACCTACATTGATATCTTCAAACTCTAGTCCATGTTTGTCTTTGATTTTTTTGTAGAGTTGAAGTAATACTTTACAAGTATCTTTGTGCGGCACAGTCTCAAAAATTTGTGAACCAATATGCGCATGCAAACCTCTAATGCTAATTTGTTTATTGGTTTTGAGTCTGCTGATGATTTCATCAAGCTCTTCAATATTGAAACCAAATTTGGAATCTATTTTGCCGGTCTTGATGTATTCATGAGTGTGACATTCAATACCAGGTGTCACGCGCACTAAGACTTGGCAGCTTTTGCTTGGGTCTTGAGCGAGATGGTTTTCGATAAATGAAAGTTCGGTTCTGTTATCAAGCACCAAAGTTACTCCAGTATTGATTGCCAGTGTAACTTCGTCTTGGCTTTTATTATTGCCATGGAAAATAATTCTTTCTGTTGGAAATCTGGCTTCCAGTGCTGTGCGCAACTCACCTGCGCTAACAACATCTAAACCGAGACCTTCTTGCTCAATGATTTTGCACATCGCCATGCAATTGAGTGCTTTGCTGGCATAAATCACCAGGTGATTAGGATAGTGGGTTTCAAATGCTTGTTTGTAGGCTTGTGCTCTTGCACGAATTGTTTGCTCGCAAAGTAAGTAAGTAGGACTGCCATATTGTTTTACTAATTCAGCTACTTTAATTCCTCCAAGGGAGATTTGATACTGATCATTAATCTCTAGACTGAGGGGTTTGACTTGATTGAGTTTCTGTTCTGTCATGGTCATTGTTGTTGATAATAGCATATCGTTATTGCGAGGCAAAGCCGAAACAGGTCTAATGCTAAAATCAAGCCAGTGAAACTAGCCGTAAGTCAAATCAATCCAATTATCGGTGACCTAGAGCACAACTTTAAGTTGATGTTGAAGGAAATTGAGTTTTGCAAAAAAGACAATGTCAACTTACTAATTTTTCCTGAGCTTTCAATGCTCGGTTACCCGCCTAAGGACTTGATACTCAAACATGGTTTGCTAGAACAACAAGATCAT belongs to Cyanobacteriota bacterium and includes:
- the lysA gene encoding diaminopimelate decarboxylase — protein: MTMTEQKLNQVKPLSLEINDQYQISLGGIKVAELVKQYGSPTYLLCEQTIRARAQAYKQAFETHYPNHLVIYASKALNCMAMCKIIEQEGLGLDVVSAGELRTALEARFPTERIIFHGNNKSQDEVTLAINTGVTLVLDNRTELSFIENHLAQDPSKSCQVLVRVTPGIECHTHEYIKTGKIDSKFGFNIEELDEIISRLKTNKQISIRGLHAHIGSQIFETVPHKDTCKVLLQLYKKIKDKHGLEFEDINVGGGLGIMYTNQDDPPEIKDWVQIIAGSIKSNCKELGLKEPRVLTEPGRSIVGPAGITVYKVGNIKDIPNVRKYIAIDGGMADNARPIMYQAQYIAEIDGKDPNKDT